The following is a genomic window from Planctomycetota bacterium.
AGCGACTCGCTGTTGACGCAGTGACGAAGCCCCGTCGGCGGCGGGCCGTCAGGAAAGACGTGGCCGAGGTGACAGTCGCAGCGTCGGCAGAGGATTTCGGTGCGGATCATGCCGTGGCTGCGGTCTTCCTCGACCTCGACGTTGTCGCCCACGGGCTGGAAGAAGCTCGGCCATCCAGTGCCGCTGTTGAACTTGGCGTTGCTGTCGTAGAGCGGCAGCTTGCACGAAACGCAGCAGTAAACGCCGTCGAGTTTGTTGTCGAGGAGCGTGCCACAGAAGGGGCGTTCGGTGCCCTTGCCGCGGGCGACGCGAAACGTCTCCTCGCTGCCGAGCTGCTCGCGCCACTCGGCGTCGGTCTTGACGACTTTCGGCTGCTCGATCGGGCCGGTGATGTCGCCCTGCTCATTGACAACGTGGACGCGGACAGTTTCTGGCATGGGCCAACGTTAGAGCAGCTCTGCGACCTGCACCGCGTTCGTGGCAGCGCCCTTGCGGATTTGATCGCCGGCGAGGAAGAGATCGATTGCAGTGCCGTCGGAGCGGCTGGCGTCTTGGCGGACTCGGCCGACGAGGACGGCGTCCTGGTGACTTGCTGCCTGCGGCGTGGGATCGTTGACAAGCTTGACGCCTGGAGCTTTCGACAGCACGTCCTGCGCCTGGTCGGGCGTGACGCGTCCGGCGAACTCGATGTTGACGCTCTCGCAATGCGCTCGTGGAACCGGTACACGGATGCAGGTCGCGGTCACGGCGAACTCTGGGACGCCGAAGATCTTGCGGGTCTCGTGGATCATCTTGCGTTCCTCTTCGTTGTAGCCGGTGCCGTCGATGGGCGAGTTGTGGCTGAATAGGTTGTCGACGATCGGATGTGGGAACAGCTCGGCCGCCGGTGCTTCATCCGCGGCGACCTGCTTCTGTTGCCGCTCCAACTCGGCCAATCCTGCGGCACCGGCTCCGCTGACGGCTTGGTAGGTGCTGACGACGATCCGCTTCACGCCGAACGCCTGATGCAGCGGCCAGACGACGACGTTCATGAGAATCGTCGAGCAGTTCGGGTTGGCGATGATGCCGCTGTGCTGACGGACGGCGGCCGGGTTGACCTCCGGCACGACCAGCGGCACGCCGTCGGTCATGCGGAACGCAGACGTGTTGTCGATGACCACTGCACCGGCGTCGACGGCAACTCGGGCGAACTCGCGACTGATCGATCCGCCGGCGGAGAAGAAGGCGACGTCGATGCCGGCAAAGCTGTCCGCCGTCGTCTCAAGGACAGTCAGCGTTTGGCCGCCGAAATCGAGTGTCTTGCCCGCACTCCTTCCGCTGGCGAGCAATCTCAGCTCGTTCAACGGAAAGTGTCGCTCAGGCAGAATCCGGAGCAGTTCCTGCCCGACCGCTCCGGTGGCTCCGACAATGGCGACGCGCTTTGACATGCGGCAGCAGCCTAGCCGCGGTACAAAATCACTGAACTTGCTTGAGCCGAGCGATCACGTCTCGATTCGTTTTGCTCATGTTGATCGCGGCAAAGTCGGTTCGGTAGACCGCCCGCACATGCCCGTCGAGAAAGAGCGTGACCGCTTGGCCTTGGTCGTTGCGGTAGTAGAGCCCGTCGTCCGGACCACCGACGTTTCCGTGCCGAAAGGCGACGTTCGGCGGAACCTGATTCGGATCGGTCGCGAACTGACCTTCATCGTGAATCCCGACGAAGTACCACTGCCATCCATTGAGTGGTCCAGCATCAGCGGCCGGCACAACATCGGTCATGAGCGGGTACTCGGTGCTCGCCCAGACCGTGACTTTCGGAAACCGTGGATGCCACCAGCCGACACCTTGAGTGCTTGAAGCCGTCACGGGCACCGCGTAGGTCGCTGGTCGACGAATCTTCCAGAACGGATTCATCGCGTTTAGCGAAACATCCGCGTCCGACGGACAGAGAAACAGCTCAATCTCCGGATTCTGTTTGCGAATCGCGGGATTTGGATTGTCCGGCAAACCCCAAGAAACCCAGTGGTCTTCCGGATTGTCAAGGGCGTAGGTGCTGATCGTGTTGGTCCAATCCTCTGACGGCTCCAGGCTGCCGCCGTTGAAGCCGTTGAACCAGCCAATCATCGCGTACTGGTAATCGTTGGCGTACATGGTCGCCATTGCGCCGATCTGCCGTTGGTTGCTAAGGCAAACCGCTGTTTGCCCTGACGCACGCGCGCGGACGAGCGAAGGCAGAAGGATGCTGATGAGCACCGCGATGATGCCGATGACGACGAGCAGCTCGACGAGCGTGAAGCCGCGTGGCCTTGCAGAACGGTGGATCATGACGAGCCTCCTCAGGCGGGAACGAAAGTTGAACTCCGCGGAATGCTGCCGAAGGCGGTCGGGCCTTGGGCAGTACAAGTAGTGGTCGACCTAGCTGGCCGAGGACATCACACGTATCTCATCGAGCACGATCGCCCCGCCCGGCTGGCCCATGTGGCGAAAGAGCAGGCGGAACGCCGCGGCATCCGACTTGCCGTGCTTCTCCGCGTGGGCGACGAGACTCTCGAGCGCGATCGTTCCCGGCATGTCATGGGCTTCCATCCACGGGACGTGGCCCAGGTCTCCGCCGGCGTCGTCGACGAACTGCACGCGAACCTGCAACATCGCCCCGCCGCGAAGCTCTGCGATCGCAATCTCGACACGATCCGCGCCCGCTTTGAACGGAATCGCGTTGTGATGCGGACGGCCCCAACGGGCGAACGCATCACTCTCCGGTTCCGTCTTGGTCAGGACGGCCCTTCCTGGCTCGGCCTCGACGAGGGCTGTCGGGCTGAGCTGGAAAAAGCCGGTCGTTTCGTCGAGCGGGTCGATTATGACCGGCTTCGACGCCGCACCGAAAAGCGCGGCGAGCGAAGCCGATACGAGGAGGAAGGTGGTTAGGTGACGCATAGGAGGATGCTCCATCCAGCTTGGTTTAGCGACGGCGACGTAGCCCGATGAGGCCGCCGAGCGCGAGGGCAGCGATGCTCGTCGGCTCGGGAATGGCGGTGAACGCGAACTGGTCGAACGACACGCCGTCGCCCACTTCACCGACGGCACCGCCGCCGGGCTTAACCAAGGCGAGCGCGATCGTGTAGCCCGTTGCGCTCGCCGGTGCGAGGTCGGCGACGTTGACGCTCAGGTCGGACGTGTCCTGCGTGTTGCCGCGTAGGACGACGGCCGGGTTGACGATCGCGTCGTTCGCGTCAAAGAAGAACGCTCGGATCGCGTACAGCACATCGTTCTCGCCGTCCGGGTTGATCAGCGAGATGCCGGTGACATCGAACTGGCCCTCATCTGTGAGGTCGAAGACCGTTGCACCACTCTGGTTGGCGTTAAAGGAGCTGCCCTCAGCACCGACGAAGTAGTCGATCGGTGTGAAGGAACTCGCGGCATCAGCGACTGGGAAGTTGCTGTTGAACGTGAGCGAAACGAGGCTCCCCGCGGCCGAGACGTCGACGCGGTCGTCGCGCGATTCGATGTTGGCCGTTGTCGCGAAGTCGTCTATGAAGGCGGCCGAGGCGAGCGAGGCCGTGAAGCCGAGGGTTACTGCAGTCGTGGTGATGAATCGCATGGTTCTCCTCCAGAGATGGAAAGTGGTCGGCACGTGGCCGTGCCTCAGGTCGTTTGATGGAAAGCCGGCGTCGCCGCGATTGGCGACGTAACGAGGTGCGGCGGACGCACGTGCAGCTTGCGATCGCCAAAGTCGCTTATGCGCTCGAGCAGCAGGTCTGCCAGAGCACGCCCCGCGGCCGTTTCGTCTTTCTCGATCGTCGCGTCGACGACGGCCGGCTCGTAGCGGCGAAGCGGACTCGTCGACCAGTAGTTGTCGTAGCCGACAAGTAGAACGTCGCGATTGGGAACCAACCCGAATCGACGAACTGCCGCAGCTGCGTACAGGCAGAGGTGATCCGTATCGAAGAGCAACGCGTCGGCGGGCTCGGGACCCGTCAATTGCTCGACAAGAAGACCCGCCATGAGGCGAACGCGGTGGTTGAACGTGTCGGCGTCCCTCGAATCTTCGCCCCCGGCGAAAGTGTCGTGTTGGTCGTTGATGACGCGCGGATCGAGTTTGGAGGCGTCTTCTAAGAAGCCGTCGTAGCGGGCTGCTCCCCAGTAAGGCAGGTCATTCGACAGGCCGTGCGTGCGAATCTGCACGGGCCGCTTCACACCTCGCTCGATGAGGAAGTTGACAAGAAGCTGGATGCCGGCGCGGTGGTCGCTGATGACGCGCGAGAAGTTCGACAGTTTCTCTCCGTCACCCTGCACAACCACCGGAATGCCGGCCGCCTCGATTTTCTGCAGTATTTTCCAGCAGATGGCGTCGGAGACGACAGCGTGTGGCGCGATCACGCCGACGGGCCGGCCGTCGATCAGTCGCTGGATCGATACGTCGTCCGCCGACGGGAGATGAACGGTGAGCACAGGATTCCCGCGTTCGGCAAATGCGTCGAAGATGGCGCGTTCGACGAGCATGCCGTTGTTTGCAACGGGCGGGCACGGAATCCGTGCGAAGACAA
Proteins encoded in this region:
- a CDS encoding PEP-CTERM sorting domain-containing protein: MRFITTTAVTLGFTASLASAAFIDDFATTANIESRDDRVDVSAAGSLVSLTFNSNFPVADAASSFTPIDYFVGAEGSSFNANQSGATVFDLTDEGQFDVTGISLINPDGENDVLYAIRAFFFDANDAIVNPAVVLRGNTQDTSDLSVNVADLAPASATGYTIALALVKPGGGAVGEVGDGVSFDQFAFTAIPEPTSIAALALGGLIGLRRRR
- a CDS encoding prepilin-type N-terminal cleavage/methylation domain-containing protein — protein: MIHRSARPRGFTLVELLVVIGIIAVLISILLPSLVRARASGQTAVCLSNQRQIGAMATMYANDYQYAMIGWFNGFNGGSLEPSEDWTNTISTYALDNPEDHWVSWGLPDNPNPAIRKQNPEIELFLCPSDADVSLNAMNPFWKIRRPATYAVPVTASSTQGVGWWHPRFPKVTVWASTEYPLMTDVVPAADAGPLNGWQWYFVGIHDEGQFATDPNQVPPNVAFRHGNVGGPDDGLYYRNDQGQAVTLFLDGHVRAVYRTDFAAINMSKTNRDVIARLKQVQ
- a CDS encoding GntR family transcriptional regulator, which produces MSRTAPVRRVGPRSRALKYLRQNLRDTWMIGDQLPAELDIAEHLGIARGTVRAALKELESQGLLSAGRGTGRVVCATPDAEPADPPVSPAAGQVLRETVVFARIPCPPVANNGMLVERAIFDAFAERGNPVLTVHLPSADDVSIQRLIDGRPVGVIAPHAVVSDAICWKILQKIEAAGIPVVVQGDGEKLSNFSRVISDHRAGIQLLVNFLIERGVKRPVQIRTHGLSNDLPYWGAARYDGFLEDASKLDPRVINDQHDTFAGGEDSRDADTFNHRVRLMAGLLVEQLTGPEPADALLFDTDHLCLYAAAAVRRFGLVPNRDVLLVGYDNYWSTSPLRRYEPAVVDATIEKDETAAGRALADLLLERISDFGDRKLHVRPPHLVTSPIAATPAFHQTT
- a CDS encoding aspartate-semialdehyde dehydrogenase, with amino-acid sequence MSKRVAIVGATGAVGQELLRILPERHFPLNELRLLASGRSAGKTLDFGGQTLTVLETTADSFAGIDVAFFSAGGSISREFARVAVDAGAVVIDNTSAFRMTDGVPLVVPEVNPAAVRQHSGIIANPNCSTILMNVVVWPLHQAFGVKRIVVSTYQAVSGAGAAGLAELERQQKQVAADEAPAAELFPHPIVDNLFSHNSPIDGTGYNEEERKMIHETRKIFGVPEFAVTATCIRVPVPRAHCESVNIEFAGRVTPDQAQDVLSKAPGVKLVNDPTPQAASHQDAVLVGRVRQDASRSDGTAIDLFLAGDQIRKGAATNAVQVAELL
- the msrB gene encoding peptide-methionine (R)-S-oxide reductase MsrB encodes the protein MPETVRVHVVNEQGDITGPIEQPKVVKTDAEWREQLGSEETFRVARGKGTERPFCGTLLDNKLDGVYCCVSCKLPLYDSNAKFNSGTGWPSFFQPVGDNVEVEEDRSHGMIRTEILCRRCDCHLGHVFPDGPPPTGLRHCVNSESL